A genomic region of Bernardetia sp. ABR2-2B contains the following coding sequences:
- the serS gene encoding serine--tRNA ligase encodes MLQIAHIQAHKEEVIAALQKRHFSRATELVEKAISIDNERRTTQSSLNELQAGANEVAKSIGALMKQGKKEEANQAKEKAAQNKQSIKDLEDKLKELENDLTNCLYEIPNTPYKDVVAGKSSEDNEIIDEWGTIPTLTDDAVPHWELIKKYDIIDFELGNKITGAGFPVYKGKGARLQRALINYFLDEAIAAGYSEVQPPILINEASGYGTGQLPDKEGQMYEATADNLFLIPTAEVPITNLYRDEIVKESDFPIKMTGHTPCFRREAGSWGADVRGLNRLHQFDKVELVVIEHPEKSYQRLEDMLSHVKGLLEALELPYRVLRLCGGDMGFTAAMTYDLEVYSAAQGRWLEVSSVSNFETYQSNRLKLRYEDKDKKKHLAHTLNGSALALPRIVATLLENNQTADGIKIPKVLQDYCRFEKID; translated from the coding sequence ATGTTACAAATTGCACACATACAGGCGCATAAAGAAGAAGTCATTGCAGCACTTCAAAAACGCCATTTTAGCAGAGCTACTGAGCTTGTCGAAAAGGCTATTTCTATCGATAATGAAAGAAGAACGACACAGTCCTCACTCAATGAATTACAAGCTGGTGCAAATGAAGTAGCAAAATCTATCGGTGCTTTGATGAAACAAGGCAAAAAAGAAGAAGCGAATCAAGCAAAAGAAAAAGCTGCTCAAAACAAACAATCTATAAAAGATTTAGAAGATAAATTAAAGGAATTAGAGAATGATTTGACAAACTGTTTGTACGAAATTCCGAATACACCTTATAAAGATGTTGTTGCAGGAAAATCTTCAGAAGACAATGAAATCATTGATGAGTGGGGAACAATTCCAACACTAACAGATGATGCTGTTCCACATTGGGAGCTTATCAAAAAGTATGATATTATAGATTTTGAATTGGGAAATAAAATCACAGGTGCAGGTTTTCCAGTTTATAAAGGAAAAGGTGCAAGACTTCAGCGTGCTTTAATCAATTATTTTTTAGATGAAGCCATTGCAGCAGGTTATAGCGAAGTTCAGCCACCAATTTTGATAAATGAAGCCTCTGGTTATGGCACAGGACAACTTCCAGACAAAGAAGGACAAATGTATGAAGCAACTGCCGACAACCTTTTCTTGATTCCGACAGCAGAAGTTCCGATTACAAACCTTTATAGAGATGAAATTGTAAAAGAAAGTGATTTTCCTATCAAAATGACAGGTCATACGCCTTGTTTTCGTCGTGAGGCAGGTTCTTGGGGCGCAGATGTGCGTGGTCTGAATCGTTTGCATCAATTTGATAAAGTAGAATTAGTTGTAATAGAACACCCAGAAAAATCATATCAGCGTTTGGAAGATATGCTTTCTCATGTGAAAGGACTTTTAGAAGCATTAGAATTGCCATACAGAGTTTTGCGTTTGTGTGGTGGCGATATGGGTTTCACTGCTGCCATGACGTATGATTTAGAGGTTTATTCGGCTGCACAAGGTCGTTGGTTAGAGGTAAGTTCGGTTAGTAATTTTGAAACTTATCAGTCGAATCGTTTAAAACTTAGATACGAAGACAAAGATAAAAAGAAACATTTAGCACATACATTGAATGGTAGCGCACTCGCTTTGCCACGTATTGTAGCTACTCTTTTAGAAAACAATCAAACAGCAGACGGAATCAAAATTCCGAAAGTATTGCAAGATTATTGTAGGTTTGAAAAAATTGATTAG
- a CDS encoding DUF4292 domain-containing protein, translating into MKETSFFRLSLFFVCSIFLFSACQKGVSTPAELTKKYGVEEFKFNFLSTKSHLSFQNQKQELGSRIDMRLAKDSLIWLSARPAFGIEAARMLIRTDSAFLVNRLEKSYVALDIISLSKQVNFDGDFKTLQALFLGNVPPLDKSITPEKTDKFFVLNQIYELFKTSMYVSRENKKLSKVSVQESNGGMNSLFVDYSNFQILDGQKIPFKVNAVANFFNQKENKTDQTKIEIEHKSIKFEESDLSFPFSIPSSYSKKELKK; encoded by the coding sequence ATGAAAGAAACTTCATTTTTTCGCCTTTCTCTCTTCTTTGTTTGTTCTATTTTCCTTTTTTCAGCGTGTCAGAAAGGAGTTTCTACACCTGCCGAACTGACCAAAAAGTATGGTGTAGAGGAATTCAAATTCAATTTTTTGAGTACAAAATCTCATCTTTCTTTCCAAAATCAAAAACAAGAGTTAGGAAGTAGAATAGATATGCGACTGGCAAAAGATAGTCTGATTTGGCTTTCTGCTCGTCCTGCTTTCGGAATTGAAGCTGCTCGTATGCTTATCCGTACTGATTCTGCTTTTTTGGTTAATCGTTTGGAGAAAAGTTATGTAGCTCTTGATATTATATCGCTAAGTAAACAAGTCAATTTCGATGGCGATTTCAAAACATTACAAGCCTTATTTTTAGGGAATGTTCCTCCATTAGACAAAAGTATTACACCAGAAAAAACAGATAAATTCTTTGTTTTGAATCAAATCTATGAGCTTTTCAAAACTTCCATGTATGTGAGTAGAGAGAATAAAAAACTCTCAAAAGTTTCTGTACAGGAAAGTAATGGTGGAATGAACAGTCTTTTTGTAGATTATAGTAATTTTCAGATTTTAGATGGACAAAAAATTCCTTTTAAAGTAAATGCAGTAGCTAATTTTTTCAATCAGAAAGAAAACAAAACTGATCAAACCAAAATTGAAATCGAACATAAAAGTATTAAGTTTGAAGAGTCAGATCTTTCTTTTCCTTTTTCTATTCCGAGTAGTTACTCTAAAAAAGAACTTAAAAAGTAA